The Sphingopyxis fribergensis DNA segment TGGAGCCACTGGCCCACGATCAGCAGCATCGTCGGCCAGAACATCGTGTTCCAGATGTCATGCCAATGCGCGGCGTCGGGCTGCACCGCCGCGCGACTGACCTCGGCCGTCACGTCGAGCCATTCGCCGCCGCACGCCATGACGAGGACCGCGAACCACGCCGCCAGCCAACCGCCGCGCCGCCGCCACAGGAGCCGGACGGTGAGGAACAGCGCCATCCCGAAATAGACGTGCAGCGCGTCCTTGCCGAGCTGGGTGTAGGCCACCAGCCAGCTTTTCTGTTCGGTAAACAGCGCGGCAAGCTCGATCAATGTCATCGGATTAAACCCTGGTGCCGAACGGATTGAAGTCGGTGCCTTCGTCGAACACATCGACCCCCTCGCGCCGTTTGAGCGCGCCGACCACGGCATAGGTGACGGGGGTCAGCGCGGCTTCCCACGCGGTCTTGATCAGCCATTGCGACAGCACGACCTCATAAAGCTGTTCGGGCGGCCAGCCGGCAAGGCCGTAAAAGGCGAGCGGGTAGAAAATCAGGCTGTCGAGACCCTGGCCGACGACCGTCGACCCGATCGTCCGCGCCCATAATTTCTTGCCGCCGGTCCACAGCTTCATGCGCGCGAGGACATAGCTATTGGCGAATTCGCCCACGCAAAAGGCGGTCATCGACGCGATGACGATGCGCCAGCTGTTGCCAAAGACGAATTCATAGCTCGCCTGCCCCGGCCATCCGTCGGCGGGCGGTAGCGCGACGACGATCCATGCCATGAACGCCATGAAGGCGAGCGCCGCGAACCCCGTCCAGATCACCCGTCGCGCGCGCGCATAGCCATAAACCTCGGTCAGCACGTCGCCGATGATATAGCTGATCGGGAAAAAGAGGACGCCGGCGCCGAACGCCCATTGGGTCCCGTTCGGCAGCGTGACGTAGCTCGGTTTCGACGCGCCGATGATGTTCGACAGCAGCAGGATGGCGACAAAGGCGGCCATCAGCAGGTCGTAATAACGGAAATGGCGCACGCTCGCCGCGTTGACCTGGACCGGCTGGTTTGTCGGGGGAGGCGATTCGGACATCGGATCGCTGCTTAACCCGCTTTGCAGCCTCCGCAAACCACGCTATTCGCGGCGCGACGCAAGAGCCTCTGCGCGCCCGTAGCTCAGCTGGATAGAGCACCCGCCTTCTAAGCGGGTGGTCGCAGGTTCGAATCCTGCCGGGCGCACCACTTCGGAACAAAGCTGGGCACGACGCCCGGCTTTGTTTCGGTGGCCCCCGCAATCAGCGCTTGCAGCAGATTGCTTTTCGAGCCGAGAATCCGAACCTCGCCAACATCGACCTCAACGCGCTGTGCAAGCGCGCGGATATGATCGCGCCGATAGCCGCCGCCTTCTACCCGCATCCGCTCGCGCGCGACGCTGGCGAACTTCGCCAGCATATCAGGTGCTATCGACTTTCGGCCCGTAGCGCCGAGTAAGGCCGTCACCCGTTCGGCGTCAGCCTTTGCCTGATCGCGTGTCGCCTTGAGCGTGGCGATGCGCTCCTTAAGGTCCGGGTCTTCCACGTCGGCAACACCGTTCTCGATTGCGTCATAGAGGCGCTTGAGCCGCAAATCGGTTTCGGTCGCCCGCTTGTTCAGCTCCGCGACGTGGGTGCGCTTACGAACCGCCTGCTCCTGCCGCCGATCTAGAATGGCCGAAAGGAGGCGTTCCAGCCGGTCGGGTTGCAGCAGCCGCGTTTCCAGATGGCTCGCAACCAGATCGTCCAGCTTTTCCATTGGAACGCTCATGCCGTCACAAGCGGTCGGCCCCTGCCGCGCCTTGGTCGAGCAGGCATAGTAACGATACAGTCCGCCCTTGCCGGTACGGATCGTCATTGCTCCGCCGCACTTGGCGCAATGAATGAGGCCGGTAAGCAGCGTGGGGCCGCTTACGACGCGGGGCGGCACCTTTTTGGGATTGCGAGCCTGCATGTGCGCCTGCACCGCTTCAAACGTCTCCTGTGCGATGATCGGGGGGACATCGACGACGACGGCCTCAGACTTCGGCTTTAGCTTCCGGTCCTTGCCCCGCCGGTTGAACTCGTGTCGCCCGGTATAGGTCGAGCGGGTGAGAATCTGGTGGACCGCACCAAGACCCCAACGTCCGCCGTCGCGGGTGCGAATGGACCTCTCGTTGAGCCAAGCGGCGATGGCTTTGACGCCCATCGACCCCGAAGTGCCGTCACCCTGCAATGCGAGGCGGAAGATGGTCCGCACGGTCTCGGCATGGAAGGGGTCAATCTCCAGCCGCTTCTTGACCTTGGCGCCGCGCTGTTCGGCGGCGACCACCCGATAGCCGATCGGCGGCAGCGAGCCG contains these protein-coding regions:
- a CDS encoding queuosine precursor transporter, which codes for MSESPPPTNQPVQVNAASVRHFRYYDLLMAAFVAILLLSNIIGASKPSYVTLPNGTQWAFGAGVLFFPISYIIGDVLTEVYGYARARRVIWTGFAALAFMAFMAWIVVALPPADGWPGQASYEFVFGNSWRIVIASMTAFCVGEFANSYVLARMKLWTGGKKLWARTIGSTVVGQGLDSLIFYPLAFYGLAGWPPEQLYEVVLSQWLIKTAWEAALTPVTYAVVGALKRREGVDVFDEGTDFNPFGTRV
- a CDS encoding recombinase family protein, which translates into the protein MTAPQTITGARAALYLRVSTARQAEHDVSIPDQRRQGEGWCAARGYKVVDTYVESGASATNDRRPEFQRLIEAGTSKPAPFDLVVVHSFSRFFRDHFELEFYIRKLAKNGVKLVSITQEMGDDPMHVMMRQIMALFDEYQSKETAKHVLRAMRENARQGFWNGSLPPIGYRVVAAEQRGAKVKKRLEIDPFHAETVRTIFRLALQGDGTSGSMGVKAIAAWLNERSIRTRDGGRWGLGAVHQILTRSTYTGRHEFNRRGKDRKLKPKSEAVVVDVPPIIAQETFEAVQAHMQARNPKKVPPRVVSGPTLLTGLIHCAKCGGAMTIRTGKGGLYRYYACSTKARQGPTACDGMSVPMEKLDDLVASHLETRLLQPDRLERLLSAILDRRQEQAVRKRTHVAELNKRATETDLRLKRLYDAIENGVADVEDPDLKERIATLKATRDQAKADAERVTALLGATGRKSIAPDMLAKFASVARERMRVEGGGYRRDHIRALAQRVEVDVGEVRILGSKSNLLQALIAGATETKPGVVPSFVPKWCARQDSNLRPPA